The Nitrobacter hamburgensis X14 sequence TTTTCTCCAAAAGCCCGACCACTTGGTCAATCTAAGGAAGCTCTGAACAACTTGGCGACTATGGCACTCTTCGATCATTGATTCGGGGAGGCGCTCGGATGGCCCAGCTGAGTTTCGCGTCGCTCGATTATGCGGCCAAGAAGAAGCGCACGAAGCGAGATGCGTTTTTGGCTGAGATGGCAGCCGTGGTGCCTTGGGTCGCGCTCGAAGCTTTGATCGAGCCGCATTATCCCAAGGCTGGTCCGAGTGGCGGTCGGCGACCATTTCCATTGGCCGTGATGCTACGGATTTATTGCTTGCAGCAGTGGTATAACCTCTCTGATCCCGGCGCGGAAGAAGTCCTTTACGACATTTGCTCGATGCGCACGTTCGCGGGTCTGGAGCTCGGACGCGACACAATTCCCGATGAGACGACCATCTTGAACTTCCGGCATCTGCTGGAGCGTCACGAGTTGACGAAGGCGATATTCGTCGCGATTGCAGAGTTTCTGGAGACTCGCGGTGCTCTGCTGCGTGGCGGCACCATCATCGACGCGACGCTGATCGCGGCATCGCCATCGACGAAGAACAAGGCACAGAAGCGCGACCCCGAGATGCGCTCATCGAAGAAGGGCAACCAGTGGTACTTTGGCATGAAGGCCCACATCGGTGT is a genomic window containing:
- a CDS encoding IS5 family transposase (programmed frameshift) — its product is MAQLSFASLDYAAKKKRTKRDAFLAEMAAVVPWVALEALIEPHYPKAGPSGGRRPFPLAVMLRIYCLQQWYNLSDPGAEEVLYDICSMRTFAGLELGRDTIPDETTILNFRHLLERHELTKAIFVAIAEFLETRGALLRGGTIIDATLIAASPSTKNKAQKRDPEMRSSKKGNQWYFGMKAHIGVDATSGLVHTAGVTTGSVHDAKVMDNLIREDDRAVYGDKGYANDRKQRQAEAAGVLWAVKAKAKPGRPLSISQRRRNRRFGKIRAKVEHVFRVMKCQFGYRKVRYRGIAKNGAQVFALLALANLFLARRTLASA